In the Kitasatospora terrestris genome, one interval contains:
- the cbiE gene encoding precorrin-6y C5,15-methyltransferase (decarboxylating) subunit CbiE yields the protein MADRITVIGWDGTPLTEAAAGALAGATLVAGAPYQLNALPVPATAERIGLADLRTAARRLAEHRGTAVVVAEGDPGFFGVVRTLRRPEFGLELEVLPAVSSVAAAFARAGMAWEDAQVVSAHGGRLRRAANICRAHPKVAVLTTADAGPSELALMLRGVPRTFVVCEGLGTPEEDVTVLDSERVPDHDWREPNVVLVIGGGPQPGEEAAGWLAGRPLGFPRPDRGWALPRGAYAGADAGARRATALPSHVRALALARLAPVPGDLVWTVGAGDGALAVETAGFGAAVVAVEPDRAACARISANARRRGVEVETVPGEPADVLGGLPEPDAVAVESGGADVVREVVARRPERLVAVAGSLAESGEIHRILTSAGYRTDGVLLQSAPLTADPGAAAGATLGRADYTLLIWAEQPD from the coding sequence GGAACGCCGCTCACGGAGGCCGCCGCCGGCGCGCTCGCCGGAGCGACACTGGTGGCCGGAGCGCCCTACCAACTCAACGCCCTGCCGGTGCCGGCGACCGCCGAGCGGATCGGCCTCGCGGACCTGCGCACCGCCGCCCGCCGGCTGGCCGAGCACCGCGGCACCGCCGTCGTCGTCGCCGAGGGCGACCCCGGCTTCTTCGGCGTGGTGCGCACCCTGCGCCGCCCCGAGTTCGGCCTCGAACTCGAGGTGCTGCCCGCCGTCTCCTCCGTCGCCGCCGCCTTCGCCCGGGCCGGCATGGCCTGGGAGGACGCCCAGGTGGTCTCCGCGCACGGCGGCCGGCTGCGCCGCGCGGCCAACATCTGCCGCGCCCACCCCAAGGTCGCCGTCCTCACCACCGCCGACGCCGGCCCCAGCGAGCTCGCCCTGATGCTGCGCGGCGTCCCGCGCACCTTCGTGGTCTGCGAGGGCCTCGGCACCCCCGAGGAGGACGTCACCGTCCTCGACTCCGAACGCGTCCCCGACCACGACTGGCGCGAGCCCAACGTCGTCCTGGTCATCGGCGGCGGCCCGCAGCCCGGCGAGGAGGCGGCCGGCTGGCTGGCCGGCCGACCGCTGGGCTTCCCCCGCCCGGACCGCGGCTGGGCGCTGCCCCGCGGGGCGTACGCGGGCGCGGACGCCGGTGCCCGGCGCGCCACCGCCCTGCCCTCGCACGTCCGCGCGCTGGCGCTGGCCCGGCTCGCGCCCGTCCCCGGCGACCTGGTCTGGACGGTCGGCGCCGGCGACGGCGCGCTCGCCGTCGAGACCGCCGGCTTCGGTGCCGCCGTGGTCGCCGTCGAACCCGACCGCGCCGCCTGCGCCCGGATTTCCGCCAACGCCCGCCGCCGCGGCGTCGAGGTGGAGACCGTCCCCGGCGAACCCGCCGACGTGCTCGGCGGCCTGCCCGAACCCGATGCCGTCGCCGTCGAGTCCGGAGGCGCCGACGTGGTCCGCGAGGTGGTCGCCCGCCGCCCGGAACGCCTGGTCGCGGTCGCCGGCTCACTGGCCGAATCCGGCGAGATCCACCGCATCCTCACCTCCGCCGGGTACCGCACCGACGGCGTCCTGCTGCAGTCCGCGCCGCTCACCGCGGACCCCGGCGCCGCCGCGGGAGCGACCCTCGGACGCGCCGACTACACCCTCCTGATCTGGGCCGAGCAGCCCGATTGA
- the cobT gene encoding nicotinate-nucleotide--dimethylbenzimidazole phosphoribosyltransferase, whose product MTDGGHVPNGGPLAPEPGDPGHVPGAPLGSPWSTEHRPAYTFLDQPDQLDEEEDVLLMPGPQAAWGEPIHGAVETVNVDPTPADLPVGDTMPLRTVDDPAAATPPAGTPVAPSWPPLTPPAPAAAEPVVQPAPAPAPVVEPLTAAQPQPRRPLHAGPPIPDPSLMTGHVPVRSLADRGPSTTPGGTPAYGVPVPPAPPLTPLFSDAQQPVPADATAVAQPAPADATAQPVPADATAVAQPAPADATAQPVPADATAVAQPAPADATAQPVPGEAPAAVAAPAAAQPAPADATAVAQPAPAEIAAQPVPGEAPAAVAAPAAAQHLPFDAVAQPVPAADPALVDPTAAAVAAAAQPVPTEAAAAAPVAQPAPLDATAQLAPAVTAEQPLPGDGAAVQSAPLDAAAAAPVAQPVPANAVPATPVAQPVPADALQPAPAEAAFPGGPSPAGAPHPGAVGPDGLPLAAVQPLAVGADGQVPAPAQPFAVGPDGQPQVPAAEPVAQPAAVGPDGRPLPVGPDGLPLAAGQPFAVGLDGQVPAPAQPVQVGPETLHLAAPVAPLPGDAQPAAVGPDGQPLAPVGAETLHLAAQDAAPTADAPAAAAGADAVSAGAAPTDAVSADVAPAQPLDAAVVAPQPPLADPAQPVHAPAGESQEQPAPAQPAPAQPAPAELAGPETVAAVPADATLLLSAETALAQEPAAAVQPVAVVVAEPVEAPEEAPAQAEIPPQQSGRGGQHRRISAFLADPAPALTDLVPADLAPAEAPTSADLPQADAPTATSEEPSATVSTAEPAPIAADLPPVDASTLTPDAPAAEQTAAEQTTVEAVATELIVEAATVEGTTAEPVTAEPVTAEPVTAEDADAERPPAAPGFDDAGRDAVHQVIRERRDIRNGFRGDPIPHEVLIRVLEAAHTAPSVGYSQPWDFVVIRSSETRRKMHQLAMRQRDEYADSLPKGRAKQFKEIKIEAILETPVNIVVTADRTRGGRHTLGRHTQPQMAPYSAALAVENLWLAARAEGLGVGWVSFFDEEEMVRELGLPEHLDVVAYLCVGYVDSFPDEPELQQQGWAKKRPLSWVVHEEQYGNRALPGEEPHDLLSDTLRGIRPLDAKALGEAWDRQKRMTKPAGSLGMLEIIAAQLSGLSRKCPPPIPEPACVAIFAGDHGVHAQGVTPWPQEVTGQMVGNFLAGGAVVNAFAAQVGAEVCVVDVGVKVDLPEAIQQGRTTGLLPRKVKPGTDDMTQGPAMSRDEALRAVEVGIETARDLVAAGNKVLITGDMGIANTTASAALISVFTGADPVEVTGRGTGIDDETHARKVDVIRRALALHQPDPADPIGVVAAVGGLEHAALAGFLLGAASLRTPVILDGVIAGSAALVAKAIAPEVLASCIAGHRSAEPGHQAALAKLGLRPLIDLDLRLGEGTGALLALPLVQSAARAMHDVATFDSAGVTEKA is encoded by the coding sequence ATGACCGATGGCGGCCACGTCCCCAACGGCGGCCCGCTCGCGCCCGAGCCCGGCGACCCCGGGCACGTGCCCGGCGCGCCGCTCGGCAGCCCCTGGTCCACCGAGCACCGGCCCGCGTACACCTTCCTCGACCAGCCCGACCAGCTGGACGAGGAGGAGGACGTCCTGCTGATGCCCGGCCCGCAGGCCGCCTGGGGGGAGCCCATCCACGGCGCCGTCGAGACCGTCAACGTCGACCCCACCCCCGCCGACCTCCCGGTCGGCGACACCATGCCGCTGCGCACCGTCGACGACCCGGCCGCCGCCACCCCGCCCGCCGGCACCCCGGTCGCGCCCTCCTGGCCGCCGCTCACGCCGCCCGCCCCGGCCGCCGCAGAACCGGTTGTGCAGCCCGCGCCCGCGCCAGCGCCCGTCGTCGAACCGCTGACGGCCGCTCAGCCCCAGCCGCGCCGACCCCTGCACGCCGGCCCGCCGATCCCGGACCCCTCCCTGATGACCGGGCACGTCCCGGTCCGCTCGCTCGCCGACCGCGGCCCCTCCACCACCCCCGGCGGCACCCCCGCCTACGGCGTCCCCGTCCCGCCCGCGCCGCCGCTCACCCCGCTCTTCAGCGACGCCCAGCAGCCCGTACCCGCGGACGCCACCGCCGTTGCCCAGCCCGCACCCGCGGACGCCACCGCGCAGCCGGTGCCCGCGGACGCCACCGCTGTTGCCCAGCCCGCACCCGCGGACGCCACCGCGCAGCCGGTGCCCGCGGACGCCACCGCTGTTGCCCAGCCCGCACCCGCGGACGCCACCGCGCAGCCGGTGCCCGGCGAGGCCCCCGCGGCGGTGGCCGCGCCCGCCGCCGCGCAGCCCGCACCCGCGGACGCCACCGCTGTTGCCCAGCCCGCACCTGCGGAGATCGCCGCGCAGCCGGTGCCCGGCGAGGCCCCCGCAGCGGTGGCCGCGCCCGCCGCCGCGCAGCACCTGCCGTTCGACGCCGTCGCCCAGCCCGTGCCCGCCGCCGATCCCGCGCTCGTGGACCCGACTGCGGCGGCCGTTGCCGCCGCCGCGCAGCCCGTTCCCACCGAGGCCGCCGCGGCAGCGCCCGTCGCGCAGCCCGCGCCCCTGGACGCCACCGCTCAGTTGGCGCCCGCGGTCACCGCCGAGCAGCCCCTGCCCGGCGACGGCGCCGCCGTCCAGTCCGCGCCCCTGGACGCCGCCGCGGCAGCGCCCGTGGCCCAGCCCGTCCCGGCAAACGCCGTCCCGGCCACGCCCGTTGCGCAGCCCGTACCCGCCGACGCCCTCCAGCCGGCTCCGGCGGAGGCGGCGTTCCCCGGCGGGCCGTCGCCCGCGGGCGCACCGCACCCGGGCGCCGTCGGTCCTGACGGTCTTCCGCTCGCCGCCGTGCAGCCCCTCGCCGTCGGTGCCGACGGCCAGGTCCCGGCACCGGCGCAGCCGTTCGCGGTCGGCCCGGACGGTCAGCCGCAGGTCCCCGCCGCCGAGCCGGTCGCCCAGCCCGCCGCTGTCGGTCCCGACGGCCGACCGCTTCCGGTGGGTCCGGACGGTCTTCCGCTCGCTGCCGGGCAGCCCTTCGCCGTCGGTCTCGACGGCCAGGTCCCGGCCCCGGCCCAGCCGGTCCAGGTCGGCCCCGAGACGCTGCACCTCGCCGCCCCGGTCGCCCCGCTGCCCGGTGACGCCCAGCCTGCCGCCGTCGGCCCGGACGGACAGCCGCTCGCTCCGGTCGGCGCCGAGACGCTGCACCTCGCCGCCCAGGACGCCGCGCCCACCGCCGACGCCCCGGCCGCTGCGGCGGGGGCCGACGCGGTGTCCGCCGGCGCCGCGCCCACTGACGCCGTGTCCGCCGACGTCGCCCCGGCGCAGCCGCTGGACGCCGCGGTCGTGGCCCCTCAGCCGCCCCTCGCGGACCCGGCGCAGCCCGTCCATGCGCCGGCGGGGGAGTCCCAGGAGCAGCCCGCCCCTGCCCAGCCCGCTCCTGCCCAGCCCGCTCCTGCCGAGCTCGCCGGACCCGAGACCGTCGCCGCGGTCCCGGCCGACGCGACACTCTTGCTGTCCGCGGAAACCGCGCTCGCGCAGGAGCCGGCCGCCGCCGTGCAGCCGGTCGCGGTCGTCGTCGCGGAGCCGGTGGAGGCCCCGGAGGAGGCCCCGGCCCAGGCGGAGATCCCGCCGCAGCAGAGCGGTAGAGGCGGCCAGCACCGCCGGATCTCGGCCTTCCTCGCCGACCCGGCTCCGGCCCTCACCGACCTCGTCCCGGCCGACCTCGCCCCGGCGGAGGCCCCCACCTCCGCCGACCTTCCCCAGGCCGACGCCCCCACCGCCACCTCCGAAGAGCCGAGCGCCACCGTGTCCACCGCAGAGCCCGCCCCGATCGCCGCCGACCTCCCCCCGGTCGACGCGTCCACCCTCACCCCCGACGCCCCGGCCGCCGAGCAGACGGCCGCCGAGCAGACGACCGTCGAGGCCGTCGCCACCGAGCTCATCGTCGAGGCCGCCACCGTCGAGGGCACGACCGCCGAGCCGGTCACCGCCGAGCCGGTCACCGCCGAGCCCGTCACCGCAGAGGACGCCGACGCCGAGCGGCCGCCGGCCGCCCCGGGCTTCGACGACGCCGGCCGCGACGCGGTGCACCAGGTGATCCGCGAGCGCCGCGACATCCGCAACGGCTTCCGCGGCGACCCGATCCCGCACGAGGTGCTGATCCGCGTCCTCGAGGCGGCCCACACCGCGCCGAGCGTCGGCTACTCGCAGCCGTGGGACTTCGTGGTGATCCGCTCGTCCGAGACCCGCCGCAAGATGCACCAGCTGGCGATGCGACAGCGCGACGAGTACGCGGACTCGCTGCCCAAGGGCCGGGCGAAGCAGTTCAAGGAAATCAAGATCGAGGCGATCCTCGAGACCCCGGTCAACATCGTGGTGACCGCCGACCGCACCCGCGGCGGCCGGCACACGCTCGGCCGGCACACCCAGCCGCAGATGGCCCCGTACTCGGCCGCGCTGGCCGTGGAGAACCTGTGGCTCGCGGCCCGCGCGGAGGGCCTGGGCGTCGGCTGGGTCAGCTTCTTCGACGAGGAGGAGATGGTCCGCGAGCTCGGCCTGCCCGAGCACCTGGACGTGGTGGCGTACCTGTGCGTCGGCTACGTGGACTCCTTCCCGGACGAGCCGGAGCTGCAGCAGCAGGGCTGGGCGAAGAAGCGCCCGCTGTCCTGGGTGGTGCACGAGGAGCAGTACGGCAACCGCGCGCTGCCCGGCGAGGAGCCGCACGACCTGCTGTCTGACACCCTCCGGGGCATCCGCCCGCTGGACGCGAAGGCGCTCGGCGAGGCGTGGGACCGGCAGAAGCGGATGACCAAGCCGGCCGGTTCGCTCGGCATGCTGGAGATCATCGCGGCGCAGCTGTCCGGCCTGTCCCGGAAGTGCCCGCCGCCGATCCCGGAGCCCGCCTGCGTGGCGATCTTCGCGGGTGACCACGGCGTGCACGCCCAGGGCGTGACCCCGTGGCCGCAGGAGGTCACCGGCCAGATGGTGGGCAACTTCCTGGCCGGGGGAGCGGTGGTCAACGCCTTCGCCGCGCAGGTGGGCGCCGAGGTGTGCGTGGTGGACGTCGGCGTGAAGGTGGACCTGCCGGAGGCGATCCAGCAGGGCCGCACCACCGGTCTGCTGCCGCGCAAGGTCAAGCCGGGCACGGACGACATGACCCAGGGCCCGGCGATGAGCCGCGACGAGGCGCTGCGGGCGGTCGAGGTGGGCATCGAGACCGCCCGCGACCTGGTCGCGGCCGGCAACAAGGTGCTGATCACCGGTGACATGGGGATCGCCAACACCACCGCGTCCGCCGCGCTGATCTCGGTCTTCACCGGTGCCGACCCGGTCGAGGTGACCGGTCGCGGCACCGGCATCGACGACGAGACGCACGCCCGCAAGGTGGACGTGATCCGCCGGGCGCTGGCCCTGCACCAGCCCGACCCGGCGGACCCGATCGGCGTGGTCGCCGCGGTCGGCGGCCTGGAGCACGCCGCCCTCGCCGGCTTCCTGCTGGGCGCGGCGTCGCTGCGCACCCCGGTGATCCTGGACGGCGTGATCGCCGGCTCCGCCGCGCTGGTCGCCAAGGCGATCGCCCCCGAGGTGCTCGCCTCCTGCATCGCCGGCCACCGCTCCGCGGAGCCGGGCCACCAGGCGGCGCTCGCCAAGCTCGGCCTGCGTCCGCTGATCGACCTCGACCTGCGGCTCGGGGAGGGCACCGGCGCCCTGCTGGCCCTGCCGCTGGTGCAGAGCGCCGCCCGGGCGATGCACGATGTAGCCACCTTCGACTCCGCCGGGGTCACCGAGAAGGCCTGA